In Mytilus edulis chromosome 4, xbMytEdul2.2, whole genome shotgun sequence, the following proteins share a genomic window:
- the LOC139519123 gene encoding neuronal acetylcholine receptor subunit alpha-10-like has product MDTYQVTSFVFILHCSVFGDNIHTDLSPIGGSPYFNVTYIVHNQPPNVFHGHPYNMTYPDEQRLMNYILKGYEKSVRPVRNASTAVKIKMGLTMTQIFDMDEKNQVLVTNVWLDQEWMDEFLRWPPTEFNNITTLRIPCDKIWLPDIVLYNNAAEYTDGLMSANAMVKPNGEVFWPVPAKLQSSCKVDVTYFPFDEQRCKLKFGSWTYDGFQVDILNRTSEVDLDNYVINGEWELLSITIQRNVVYYQCCPEPFPDVTFYIHIRRRTLYYMYNVVFPCIMMSALTLLVFCLPPDSGEKIALGITVLLAFSVFMLAVAENLPETSEFVPLISVYLTIVMSLTSISVIMTVLVLNLHHRGPNRQEIPLWMRRIVLGKLRQFFCINNSSSSLVTTNETKFLRSMSLKMTLDNIAQELQNEMQMENGMADTIVTDNQGTSIHSPRDVRFNSLQNENLKRSRTKSNRGHSYSRINDEILQSLRSVIDKHEREDHDYEITQDWRRVAQVVDRILFWVFFFGTLISTIIVLVICPTFR; this is encoded by the exons GTGACAACATACACACAGATCTTTCACCAATAGGAGGGAGTCCTTACTTCAATGTGACTTATATAGTACATAATCAACCGCCAAATGTATTCCATGGACATCCATATAATATGACATATCCTGACGAACAAAGACTAATGAATTATATACTGAAAGGATATGAAAAATCTGTTCGGCCTGTACGTAATGCATCAACAGCAGTTAAAATCAAAATGGGTTTAACAATGACCCAAATATTTGATATG gATGAAAAGAACCAAGTTCTAGTAACCAACGTTTGGCTTGACCAG GAATGGATGGATGAATTTTTACGATGGCCGCCTACTGAATTTAATAATATAACAACTCTCCGCATACCATGTGATAAAATATGGCTTCCAGATATTGTTTTGTACAACAA TGCAGCAGAATACACTGATGGTTTAATGTCTGCTAACGCTATGGTCAAGCCTAATGGTGAAGTATTCTGGCCAGTGCCGGCTAAATTACAAAGTTCATGTAAGGTTGACGTGACTTACTTCCCTTTTGATGAACAAAGATGTAAACTAAAATTTGGTTCATGGACATACGATGGCTTCCAAGTTGATATCTTAAACAGAACATCTGAAGTTGATTTAGATAATTACGTTATTAATGGCGAATGGGAATTGTTAAGTATAACAATACAAAGAAACGTAGTTTATTACCAATGTTGTCCAGAACCGTTTCCGGACGTCACATTTTACATCCATATCCGGAGACGAactttatattatatgtataatGTAGTATTTCCTTGTATAATGATGTCAGCACTGACGTTACTGGTGTTTTGTCTTCCACCAGACTCAGGAGAGAAAATAGCGCTTGGAATTACAGTTTTATTGGCCTTTTCTGTTTTTATGTTAGCAGTAGCGGAAAATCTGCCGGAAACATCCGAATTCGTTCCATTAATAA GTGTTTATTTGACAATAGTTATGTCCCTTACTTCTATTTCTGTGATCATGACGGTATTAGTGTTAAATCTCCACCATAGAGGACCTAACCGACAGGAAATTCCATTGTGGATGAGAAGAATTGTTCTTGGAAAATTAAGACAGTTTTTCTGTATTAATAATTCGAGTTCTTCGTTAGTTACAACAAATGAGACGAAGTTTCTTCGAAGTATGTCTTTAAAAATGACTCTAGACAACATCGCACAAGAGCTACAAAATGAAATGCAGATGGAAAACGGAATGGCAGATACAATTGTCACTGATAATCAAGGAACTAGCATACACTCTCCACGTGACGTCAGATTCAATTCATTACAAAACGAAAATCTTAAACGAAGTCGCACAAAATCAAATAGAGGTCATTCATATTCGCGCATAAACGACGAAATCTTACAGTCTCTCCGTAGTGTGATAGACAAACATGAGCGGGAGGACCATGACTATGAAATAACACAAGACTGGAGAAGGGTTGCACAAGTTGTAGACCGGATTCTGTTCTGGGTATTTTTCTTTGGAactttaatatcaacaataattGTTTTGGTTATATGTCCTACATTTCGATAA